The Arachis hypogaea cultivar Tifrunner chromosome 14, arahy.Tifrunner.gnm2.J5K5, whole genome shotgun sequence genome has a segment encoding these proteins:
- the LOC112743737 gene encoding protein SIEL isoform X2, producing the protein MFLHAMPFSVIYSLNQRIKNNTPESIRLISMQTFTSMMNEILNPSTPKSTVSSIFKTLIHSLLHSPESHHSQILKLITDLSSHHPSLAQLALDSLQSMLPQLTDPPSQLTIEYLDALVNISERPVEVDDSLFTSICLAASFPVRLWMVRNSGCRVMVRPKLLYPVLMGMTKEPYPCVREESLEALVRLGECAVFEEVSLVKGCYERGVQLLSDNEDCVRISAVRVVALWGLMLASFNVDMKTYWSNEVFAMLCSVVRDMNMKVRVEVFNGLGKMEIVSKELLMQSLSKRVLVLDQSPTEQFVLLASNVAGALVHGVEDEFFEVRKSVCQSLRALTVLSVEFAHAALNLLMDVLNDYKVEVRFQALETMHHMAINHCLELQENYMHKFLDVLEDNSSEVRFSARKIVRLMKLRNHLLFKSTMDVLLKNLDSYPQDEADIFSVLSHLGRNHKQFVDLIANEIADEVTASFEGNREFNSARMAALLVLSISAPFLNADVGPIPPVIFSFAATFLSRICCAFSDVMNRDTLLEYLIQKSSSMVQPEVNISNGEGQNPLAKDDVQNVAGNEMIHSEITINNGEGQLPLSKYNVQNVALEMKPPNDVGQHKQPVHDSVVLTYINYILVKLPNIWPKALEGRIDIFDI; encoded by the exons ATGTTTCTTCATGCCATGCCTTTTAGCGTAATTTATTCATTAAACCAGAGAATAAAG AACAACACACCAGAATCCATACGACTAATTTCCATGCAGACCTTCACTTCAATGATGAACGAAATTCTAAACCCTTCAACACCAAAAAGCACGGTTTCATCAATCTTCAAAACCCTAATCCACTCCCTCCTCCATTCTCCAGAATCACACCACAGCCAAATCCTCAAGCTCATAACTGACCTCTCTTCCCACCACCCTTCCCTTGCCCAACTCGCCCTTGACTCGCTCCAATCCATGTTGCCTCAACTCACCGACCCGCCGAGTCAACTCACCATTGAGTACCTAGATGCACTTGTCAACATCTCGGAGAGGCCCGTGGAGGTTGACGACTCTCTCTTCACGTCGATATGCCTGGCGGCATCGTTTCCGGTGAGGCTTTGGATGGTGAGGAATTCAGGTTGCCGGGTCATGGTTCGACCCAAGTTGTTGTACCCGGTTTTGATGGGGATGACGAAGGAGCCTTACCCATGTGTGAGGGAGGAATCATTGGAAGCATTGGTTCGGTTGGGAGAGTGTGCAGTTTTTGAGGAGGTAAGCTTGGTGAAAGGTTGCTATGAGCGTGGTGTTCAGCTTCTAAGTGATAATGAAGATTGCGTGAGGATCTCTGCTGTTCGAGTT GTAGCTCTATGGGGCCTGATGTTAGCATCTTTTAATGTAGATATGAAGACCTATTGGTCCAACGAAGTATTTGCCATG CTCTGTTCTGTGGTGAGAGATATGAACATGAAGGTCAGGGTTGAAGTTTTTAATGGCCTTGGAAAGATGGAAATAGTATCCAAGGAACTTCTTATGCAAAGCTTGTCAAAGAGGGTTTTAGTTTTGGATCAAAGCCCAACTGAACAATTTGTGCTGCTTGCAAGTAATGTCGCTGGTGCACTAGTTCATGGGGTTGAGGATGAGTTCTTTGAG GTCCGGAAGTCTGTATGCCAGTCCTTACGCGCCCTGACGGTACTCTCAGTTGAGTTTGCTCATGCAGCCTTAAACTTGTTAATGGATGTCTTGAATGATTATAAAGTGGAAGTTCGGTTCCAAGCTTTAGAAACTATGCATCACATGGCAATCAATCATTGTCTAGAACTTCAGGAAAATTACATGCATAAG TTTCTTGATGTTCTAGAGGACAATAGTAGTGAAGTGAGATTTTCTGCCAGGAAAATAGTTCGACTAATGAAGCTAAGAAATCATTTGTTGTTCAAATCAACTATGGATGTTCTTCTAAAAAATTTAGACAGCTATCCACAG GATGAAGCTGATATATTTTCTGTTCTCTCTCATCTTGGCCGAAATCACAAGCAATTTGTAGATTTAATTGCAAATGAAATCGCTGATGAG GTAACAGCAAGTTTTGAAGGAAATAGAGAATTTAATAGTGCAAGGATGGCTGCTCTGTTAGTCCTATCTATATCTGCTCCATTCTTGAATGCAGATGTTGGCCCTATACCAccagtaatattttcttttgcgGCTACATTTTTAAGTAGGATTTGTTGCGCCTTTAGTGATGTCATGAATCGAGACACCCTCTTGGAGTACCTTATTCAGAAAAGCAGCTCGATGGTGCAACCTGAAGTAAATATTAGTAATGGGGAAGGACAGAATCCCTTGGCCAAAGACGATGTTCAAAATGTTGCTGGCAATGAGATGATTCATTCTGAAATAACTATCAACAATGGGGAAGGACAGTTGCCTTTATCCAAATACAATGTTCAAAATGTTGCTTTGGAAATGAAGCCGCCAAATGATGTAGGCCAACATAAGCAGCCAGTGCATGATAGTGTTGTTCTAACCTACATAAACTACATCCTTGTGAAGCTCCCTAATATATGGCCAAAG GCATTGGAAGGAAGAATTGACATCTTTGACATTTGA
- the LOC112743737 gene encoding protein SIEL isoform X1, with translation MFLHAMPFSVIYSLNQRIKNNTPESIRLISMQTFTSMMNEILNPSTPKSTVSSIFKTLIHSLLHSPESHHSQILKLITDLSSHHPSLAQLALDSLQSMLPQLTDPPSQLTIEYLDALVNISERPVEVDDSLFTSICLAASFPVRLWMVRNSGCRVMVRPKLLYPVLMGMTKEPYPCVREESLEALVRLGECAVFEEVSLVKGCYERGVQLLSDNEDCVRISAVRVVALWGLMLASFNVDMKTYWSNEVFAMLCSVVRDMNMKVRVEVFNGLGKMEIVSKELLMQSLSKRVLVLDQSPTEQFVLLASNVAGALVHGVEDEFFEVRKSVCQSLRALTVLSVEFAHAALNLLMDVLNDYKVEVRFQALETMHHMAINHCLELQENYMHKFLDVLEDNSSEVRFSARKIVRLMKLRNHLLFKSTMDVLLKNLDSYPQDEADIFSVLSHLGRNHKQFVDLIANEIADEVTASFEGNREFNSARMAALLVLSISAPFLNADVGPIPPVIFSFAATFLSRICCAFSDVMNRDTLLEYLIQKSSSMVQPEVNISNGEGQNPLAKDDVQNVAGNEMIHSEITINNGEGQLPLSKYNVQNVALEMKPPNDVGQHKQPVHDSVVLTYINYILVKLPNIWPKVQSYSANEVLCSLRHWKEELTSLTFDSSAPADASAFALLYLKIIKLVVEVWDHLVRKTEVVSGTVELEDKLEKLDRRAKELMNRFVGFSAEEEISVLELILLTYTLRLCRAEICSRNFIFKRMTIIYLRTESFLKLRSDVASGFVAELGNLIRESSNGGASCSSLAFDNCLKLFSPKRLMIPEGIRHRRAELSIPNNCPDYPLPFAPGLTASIPCDITIHNISSNCRAWVRMCINDGFTQHVYLDLQSFEVSGEVRKISYAVPYYRTPEVDSFNLKVCIGLESLFENVTPVQAHGGPKCELVLLCEEKIVYLSRVL, from the exons ATGTTTCTTCATGCCATGCCTTTTAGCGTAATTTATTCATTAAACCAGAGAATAAAG AACAACACACCAGAATCCATACGACTAATTTCCATGCAGACCTTCACTTCAATGATGAACGAAATTCTAAACCCTTCAACACCAAAAAGCACGGTTTCATCAATCTTCAAAACCCTAATCCACTCCCTCCTCCATTCTCCAGAATCACACCACAGCCAAATCCTCAAGCTCATAACTGACCTCTCTTCCCACCACCCTTCCCTTGCCCAACTCGCCCTTGACTCGCTCCAATCCATGTTGCCTCAACTCACCGACCCGCCGAGTCAACTCACCATTGAGTACCTAGATGCACTTGTCAACATCTCGGAGAGGCCCGTGGAGGTTGACGACTCTCTCTTCACGTCGATATGCCTGGCGGCATCGTTTCCGGTGAGGCTTTGGATGGTGAGGAATTCAGGTTGCCGGGTCATGGTTCGACCCAAGTTGTTGTACCCGGTTTTGATGGGGATGACGAAGGAGCCTTACCCATGTGTGAGGGAGGAATCATTGGAAGCATTGGTTCGGTTGGGAGAGTGTGCAGTTTTTGAGGAGGTAAGCTTGGTGAAAGGTTGCTATGAGCGTGGTGTTCAGCTTCTAAGTGATAATGAAGATTGCGTGAGGATCTCTGCTGTTCGAGTT GTAGCTCTATGGGGCCTGATGTTAGCATCTTTTAATGTAGATATGAAGACCTATTGGTCCAACGAAGTATTTGCCATG CTCTGTTCTGTGGTGAGAGATATGAACATGAAGGTCAGGGTTGAAGTTTTTAATGGCCTTGGAAAGATGGAAATAGTATCCAAGGAACTTCTTATGCAAAGCTTGTCAAAGAGGGTTTTAGTTTTGGATCAAAGCCCAACTGAACAATTTGTGCTGCTTGCAAGTAATGTCGCTGGTGCACTAGTTCATGGGGTTGAGGATGAGTTCTTTGAG GTCCGGAAGTCTGTATGCCAGTCCTTACGCGCCCTGACGGTACTCTCAGTTGAGTTTGCTCATGCAGCCTTAAACTTGTTAATGGATGTCTTGAATGATTATAAAGTGGAAGTTCGGTTCCAAGCTTTAGAAACTATGCATCACATGGCAATCAATCATTGTCTAGAACTTCAGGAAAATTACATGCATAAG TTTCTTGATGTTCTAGAGGACAATAGTAGTGAAGTGAGATTTTCTGCCAGGAAAATAGTTCGACTAATGAAGCTAAGAAATCATTTGTTGTTCAAATCAACTATGGATGTTCTTCTAAAAAATTTAGACAGCTATCCACAG GATGAAGCTGATATATTTTCTGTTCTCTCTCATCTTGGCCGAAATCACAAGCAATTTGTAGATTTAATTGCAAATGAAATCGCTGATGAG GTAACAGCAAGTTTTGAAGGAAATAGAGAATTTAATAGTGCAAGGATGGCTGCTCTGTTAGTCCTATCTATATCTGCTCCATTCTTGAATGCAGATGTTGGCCCTATACCAccagtaatattttcttttgcgGCTACATTTTTAAGTAGGATTTGTTGCGCCTTTAGTGATGTCATGAATCGAGACACCCTCTTGGAGTACCTTATTCAGAAAAGCAGCTCGATGGTGCAACCTGAAGTAAATATTAGTAATGGGGAAGGACAGAATCCCTTGGCCAAAGACGATGTTCAAAATGTTGCTGGCAATGAGATGATTCATTCTGAAATAACTATCAACAATGGGGAAGGACAGTTGCCTTTATCCAAATACAATGTTCAAAATGTTGCTTTGGAAATGAAGCCGCCAAATGATGTAGGCCAACATAAGCAGCCAGTGCATGATAGTGTTGTTCTAACCTACATAAACTACATCCTTGTGAAGCTCCCTAATATATGGCCAAAGGTACAATCTTATTCTGCAAACGAAGTGCTATGTTCCTTGAG GCATTGGAAGGAAGAATTGACATCTTTGACATTTGACTCTTCTGCTCCTGCTGATGCTTCAGCATTTGCTTTATTGTATCTTAAAATAATAAAGTTGGTCGTAGAAGTCTGGGATCACTTGGTGCGAAAAACGGAGGTGGTCTCTGGAACGGTTGAATTGGAAGACAAGTTGGAAAAGCTTGACAGGAGGGCTAAAGAATTGATGAATCGTTTTGTAGGTTTCTCTGCAGAAGAGGAAATCTCTGTTCTGGAGCTAATTTTGTTGACTTACACCCTCAGGCTTTGCAGAGCTGAAATCTGCAGTCGCAATTTCATATTCAAGAGGATGACGATCATATATTTACGCACCGAGTCATTCCTTAAATTGAGATCAGATGTTGCTTCCGGTTTTGTAGCTGAACTTGGGAACTTAATACGTGAAAGTAGCAACGGTGGAGCTTCCTGCAGTTCACTTGCTTTTGATAACTGTCTAAAGTTGTTCTCCCCGAAGCGGTTGATGATTCCCGAAGGAATCAGACATAGAAGGGCAGAACTAAGTATTCCTAACAATTGCCCTGACTATCCTCTTCCCTTTGCACCAGGACTAACTGCTAGTATACCATGTGACATAACAATACATAACATTTCAAGCAACTGCAGAGCGTGGGTTAGAATGTGTATAAATGATGGCTTTACACAACATGTCTACTTAGATTTGCAAAGTTTTGAAGTATCGGGAGAGGTGAGAAAAATTTCTTATGCTGTGCCATATTACAGAACCCCAGAAGTTGATTCTTTCAACTTGAAGGTTTGCATTGGTTTAGAATCTTTGTTTGAGAATGTTACTCCAGTCCAAGCACATGGGGGCCCAAAATGTGAACTGGTACTTCTATGTGAAGAGAAAATAGTTTATCTTTCGAGGGTCTTATAA